One Mycolicibacterium fortuitum subsp. fortuitum genomic window carries:
- a CDS encoding NAD(P)/FAD-dependent oxidoreductase: MTTSTGSAAGIVIVGGGLAAARTAEQLRRSEYAGPITIVSDEDHLPYDRPPLSKEVLRAETDDVTLKPAEFYAENDITLRLGSAAQSVDTAAKTLKLADGSDVAYDELIIATGLVPKRIRSFGDLAGIHVLRSYDESMALRKQAGNARRAVVVGAGFIGCEVAASLRKLGVEVVLVEPQPTPLASVLGEQIGALVTRLHQAEGVDVRCGVGVNEVRGSDRVEGVVLGDGTELDADLVVVGIGSHPAVDWLEGSGIALDNGVVCDEVGRSSAANVWAIGDVASWRDHVGDQARVEHWSNVADQARAMVPAILGQEASPVVSVPYFWSDQYDVKIQCLGEPEADDVVHVVEDDGRKFLAFYERDGVVVGVVGGGMPGKVMKARSKIAAGAPISDVLG, translated from the coding sequence GTGACTACTTCAACGGGATCAGCGGCGGGCATCGTCATCGTCGGCGGTGGCTTGGCTGCGGCCCGGACGGCCGAACAGCTGCGCCGGTCGGAGTACGCCGGGCCCATCACGATCGTCAGCGACGAGGACCATCTGCCCTACGACCGGCCGCCGCTGTCCAAGGAAGTGCTGCGCGCCGAGACGGACGACGTCACGCTCAAGCCCGCCGAGTTCTACGCCGAGAACGACATCACGCTGCGGCTCGGCTCTGCGGCGCAATCGGTGGACACCGCCGCCAAGACACTGAAGCTCGCCGACGGCAGCGACGTCGCCTACGACGAGCTGATCATCGCCACCGGGCTGGTACCCAAGCGCATCCGGTCGTTCGGCGATCTGGCCGGGATCCATGTGCTGCGTTCGTACGACGAGAGCATGGCCCTGCGCAAGCAGGCCGGCAACGCCCGCCGTGCCGTGGTGGTCGGTGCGGGCTTCATCGGCTGCGAGGTGGCCGCGAGCCTGCGCAAGCTCGGCGTCGAGGTGGTGCTCGTGGAGCCGCAGCCGACACCGCTGGCTTCGGTGCTGGGCGAGCAGATCGGTGCGTTGGTGACCCGGCTGCACCAGGCCGAGGGTGTCGACGTGCGGTGCGGTGTCGGGGTGAACGAGGTGCGCGGCTCGGACAGGGTCGAGGGGGTGGTGCTGGGCGACGGCACCGAACTCGATGCCGATCTGGTGGTGGTCGGCATCGGTTCGCATCCGGCCGTGGATTGGCTCGAAGGCAGCGGGATCGCACTCGACAACGGCGTGGTGTGCGACGAGGTCGGTCGCTCCAGCGCAGCCAATGTGTGGGCCATCGGCGATGTCGCGTCCTGGCGCGATCACGTGGGCGACCAAGCGCGCGTTGAGCATTGGAGCAACGTCGCCGACCAGGCGCGGGCCATGGTGCCCGCGATCCTTGGCCAGGAGGCTTCGCCTGTGGTGTCGGTGCCGTATTTCTGGAGCGATCAGTACGACGTCAAGATTCAGTGCCTGGGTGAGCCCGAGGCCGACGATGTCGTGCACGTGGTCGAGGACGACGGACGCAAGTTCCTGGCCTTCTACGAGCGTGACGGCGTGGTGGTCGGCGTGGTCGGTGGCGGCATGCCCGGCAAGGTGATGAAGGCCCGCAGCAAGATCGCTGCAGGCGCCCCCATCTCCGACGTCCTGGGCTGA
- a CDS encoding VOC family protein codes for MTNSHDPLTVLNGNDQPVSPDPAFAARLRARLESALTLPERTQGVDMSGTETAIAELNEPSAATAPPRSAVVPYLTVPDARAAIAWYVDALGAVEIGEPIVMDDGRIGHAELELAGGVLYLADEYPEIGLKAPSPQANSVSLMLEVPDTDAALERARILGAQVQREPYENYGTRNAAIIDPSGHRWMLSGPATGATVQIQHGDVGYVSVWAPDAERAAAFYGHVLGWTYDPATGQVTNTRQPIGISGVAGAGTLFCCYAVTDLDGARRAIVSGGGEPGQTREFDFGTVLEATDPTGAPFAVFLPAGETPRPELNGSGPGELSYITYEVPDSTTFKQFYSRVLFWTFEPGRIDDGWGVQGSRPMSGMAGGAEQTTTVPMWTVADIDAAVSRVIEAGGTVLQQPSRQDYGVMAECTDDQGCRFYLGQF; via the coding sequence GTGACCAACAGCCACGATCCGCTGACCGTGCTCAACGGCAACGACCAGCCGGTCTCCCCCGACCCCGCGTTCGCGGCCCGGCTGCGCGCGCGGCTGGAATCGGCGCTCACCCTTCCCGAACGCACCCAAGGAGTTGACATGAGTGGAACCGAAACCGCCATCGCCGAACTGAACGAGCCGTCTGCTGCCACGGCTCCCCCGCGGTCCGCAGTCGTGCCCTACCTGACCGTGCCCGATGCCCGCGCCGCGATCGCCTGGTACGTCGATGCCCTCGGCGCGGTAGAGATCGGTGAACCCATCGTGATGGACGACGGGCGCATCGGGCACGCCGAACTCGAACTCGCCGGCGGCGTCTTGTACCTCGCCGACGAGTATCCCGAGATAGGCCTCAAAGCACCGTCACCCCAGGCCAATTCGGTCAGCCTGATGCTGGAGGTCCCCGATACCGACGCAGCGCTGGAGCGAGCCAGGATCCTCGGTGCGCAGGTCCAGAGGGAACCGTACGAGAATTACGGCACGCGCAACGCCGCGATCATCGACCCGTCGGGTCACCGCTGGATGCTGTCCGGACCGGCGACCGGGGCCACTGTTCAGATCCAGCACGGCGACGTCGGCTATGTCTCGGTGTGGGCTCCCGACGCCGAACGGGCCGCCGCCTTCTACGGCCACGTGCTGGGCTGGACCTACGACCCTGCCACCGGCCAGGTCACCAACACCCGGCAGCCCATCGGAATCTCCGGTGTCGCCGGAGCCGGAACCTTGTTCTGCTGCTACGCGGTGACCGATCTGGACGGGGCCCGCCGGGCGATCGTGTCCGGCGGCGGCGAACCCGGCCAGACCCGGGAGTTCGACTTCGGCACCGTGCTGGAGGCCACCGACCCGACCGGCGCACCGTTCGCGGTGTTCCTGCCTGCCGGGGAAACCCCGCGGCCCGAGCTCAACGGCAGTGGGCCGGGCGAACTTTCGTACATCACCTACGAGGTTCCGGATTCGACGACGTTCAAGCAGTTCTACAGCCGAGTGCTGTTCTGGACCTTCGAGCCCGGCCGGATCGACGACGGCTGGGGTGTCCAGGGCAGCCGGCCGATGTCGGGGATGGCCGGCGGCGCCGAGCAGACCACCACCGTGCCGATGTGGACAGTCGCCGATATCGACGCCGCGGTCAGCCGGGTCATCGAAGCCGGGGGCACCGTACTGCAGCAGCCGTCACGGCAGGACTACGGCGTGATGGCCGAGTGCACCGACGATCAGGGATGCCGGTTCTACCTCGGCCAGTTCTGA
- a CDS encoding RNA polymerase sigma factor, whose product MSAETDAPRALLNLYDEALPAVYGYFVRRCGDRGTAEDLTSETFLAAMDAARKPSPPPMSVPWLIGVARHKLADHYRRRHDRFDVPVAEIPEPADPVDDWDAELDRIVAEAVLARLPQHHRTVLALRYLDDCSVGECAELIGRTVHATEALLVRARRAFRSEYPTPEGGTP is encoded by the coding sequence GTGAGCGCCGAAACAGACGCTCCGCGGGCGCTGCTGAACCTGTACGACGAAGCCCTGCCGGCGGTATACGGGTACTTCGTGCGACGCTGCGGTGACCGCGGAACCGCCGAGGACCTGACGTCGGAGACGTTCCTGGCCGCGATGGACGCGGCCCGCAAACCGTCGCCGCCGCCGATGTCGGTGCCCTGGCTCATCGGAGTGGCACGGCACAAACTCGCCGACCACTACCGGCGTCGCCATGACCGGTTCGATGTGCCGGTGGCGGAGATACCCGAACCGGCGGATCCCGTCGACGACTGGGACGCGGAACTGGATCGCATTGTCGCCGAGGCGGTTTTGGCCCGTCTGCCCCAACACCACCGGACGGTACTGGCGCTGCGCTACCTCGACGACTGTTCGGTGGGCGAGTGTGCCGAGCTGATCGGCCGCACGGTGCACGCCACCGAGGCCCTCCTGGTGCGCGCCCGCCGCGCCTTCAGATCCGAATACCCGACACCGGAGGGAGGGACGCCGTGA
- the mftR gene encoding mycofactocin system transcriptional regulator (MftR, the mycofactocin system transcriptional regulator, is an uncharacterized TetR family DNA-binding transcription factor. Its role is inferred by context. It occurs as part of the biosynthesis locus for mycofactocin, a partially characterized electron carrier derived from the terminal Val-Tyr dipeptide of the precursor peptide MftA, through a radical SAM enzyme-mediated process.) codes for MRQASGPRVGRRPSTTQDHITDVALALFATHGFDEVSVDDVAKAAGIARRTLFRYYASKNAIPWGDFDAHLQHLRELLAALSTEIPLADALREALLSFNTYDEKEMAQHRIRMRVILETAGLQAYSMTMYAGWREVIADYVAQRIGAAAGDLTPQTVGWLMLGVALSAYEHWLADESVALADAIGQAFELARPGLEALAAR; via the coding sequence ATGCGACAGGCATCCGGACCCCGGGTCGGTCGGCGCCCGTCCACCACGCAGGACCACATCACCGACGTCGCGCTGGCACTGTTCGCCACCCACGGCTTCGACGAGGTCAGCGTCGACGACGTGGCCAAAGCCGCGGGCATCGCGCGTCGCACGCTGTTCCGCTACTACGCCTCCAAGAACGCCATCCCCTGGGGCGACTTCGACGCCCATCTGCAACACCTGCGTGAGCTGCTGGCGGCGCTGAGCACCGAGATACCGCTGGCCGACGCGCTGCGCGAGGCCCTGCTGTCGTTCAACACCTACGACGAGAAGGAGATGGCCCAGCACCGGATACGCATGCGCGTCATCCTGGAAACAGCTGGGCTCCAGGCCTATTCGATGACGATGTACGCCGGCTGGCGCGAGGTCATCGCCGATTACGTGGCACAACGGATCGGCGCCGCCGCCGGTGACCTGACGCCGCAGACCGTGGGCTGGCTGATGCTCGGAGTCGCCCTGTCGGCCTACGAGCACTGGCTTGCCGATGAGTCGGTCGCACTGGCAGACGCCATCGGCCAGGCTTTCGAACTCGCGCGCCCCGGGTTGGAGGCGCTAGCCGCGCGGTAG
- the mftA gene encoding mycofactocin precursor MftA (Mycofactocin is a small molecule electron carrier derived from the final two amino acids, Val-Tyr, of MftA, the mycofactocin precursor. It plays a role in redox homeostasis and the metabolism of alcohols and aldehydes in Actinobacteria, including Mycobacterium tuberculosis.), producing MDQNPQAETETQLVTETLVEEVSIDGMCGVY from the coding sequence ATGGATCAGAATCCGCAGGCTGAAACCGAAACCCAGCTCGTCACCGAGACGCTCGTCGAAGAGGTCTCGATCGACGGTATGTGCGGGGTCTACTGA
- the mftB gene encoding mycofactocin biosynthesis chaperone MftB (MftB, a small protein, is a peptide chaperone that assists the radical SAM enzyme MftC in performing two modifications to the C-terminal Val-Tyr dipeptide of the mycofactocin precursor peptide, MftA. MftB's role is analogous to the role of PqqD in the biosynthesis of PQQ, a cofactor that derives entirely from a Tyr and a Glu in the precursor PqqA.) — protein MSTQVADTAGPAGVVFDPNASWRLHHQVAVRPEPFGALLYHFGTRKLSFLKNRTVVEVVTSLADHPDARSACRAAGIADSDQGPYLHALSVLVSSKMLIPGNSK, from the coding sequence GTGTCCACACAGGTTGCCGATACGGCCGGACCCGCCGGTGTCGTATTCGACCCGAATGCCAGCTGGCGGTTGCACCATCAGGTGGCGGTGCGGCCGGAGCCGTTCGGTGCCCTGCTGTATCACTTCGGAACCCGCAAGCTGTCGTTTCTGAAGAACCGGACGGTCGTCGAGGTGGTCACCTCTCTGGCTGATCACCCCGACGCCCGGTCCGCGTGCCGCGCGGCCGGTATCGCAGATTCCGACCAAGGTCCCTACCTGCACGCGCTGAGCGTGCTGGTGTCCTCGAAGATGCTCATCCCCGGGAATTCAAAATGA
- the mftC gene encoding mycofactocin radical SAM maturase (MftC is a radical SAM/SPASM enzyme that catalyzes the first two steps in biosynthesis of the electron carrier mycofactocin from the terminal Val-Tyr dipeptide of the precursor peptide MftA.), with amino-acid sequence MTSVAPVPRLVEQFEHGLDAPICLTWELTYACNLACVHCLSSSGKRDPRELSTQQCKDIIDELERMQVFYVNIGGGEPTVRPDFWELVDYATEHHVGVKFSTNGVRITPEVAAKLAASDYVDVQISLDGANAEVNDAVRGKGSFDMAVRALENLAAAGFSDAKISVVVTRHNVDQLDEFKALADRYGATLRITRLRPSGRGADVWDELHPTADQQRQLYNWLVSHGERVLTGDSFFHLSGLGEPGALAGLNLCGAGRVVCLIDPVGDVYACPFAIHDKFLAGNILEDNGFQNVWQNSTLFRELREPQSAGACSGCGHYDACRGGCMAAKFFTGLPMDGPDPECVEGWGEPALAAERVIPKPSGDHSRGTKQGPVALKLLTKPPARICNESPV; translated from the coding sequence ATGACTTCTGTTGCCCCCGTGCCGAGGCTCGTCGAGCAGTTCGAACACGGACTCGACGCCCCGATCTGCCTGACCTGGGAGCTCACCTACGCCTGCAACCTGGCGTGCGTGCACTGCCTGTCCTCCTCGGGCAAGCGCGATCCGCGCGAGCTGTCCACGCAGCAGTGCAAGGACATCATCGATGAGCTGGAACGCATGCAGGTGTTCTACGTGAACATCGGCGGTGGCGAACCCACTGTGCGCCCGGACTTCTGGGAACTGGTGGACTACGCGACCGAGCACCACGTCGGGGTCAAGTTCTCCACCAACGGAGTACGCATCACCCCCGAGGTGGCCGCCAAGCTCGCTGCCAGCGACTACGTCGACGTACAGATCTCCCTGGACGGCGCCAACGCCGAGGTCAACGACGCGGTGCGGGGTAAGGGCTCGTTCGACATGGCCGTGCGTGCGCTGGAAAACCTTGCTGCCGCAGGCTTTTCCGATGCCAAGATCTCGGTGGTGGTGACCCGCCACAACGTGGACCAGCTCGACGAGTTCAAGGCGCTGGCCGACCGGTACGGCGCCACGCTGCGGATCACGCGGCTGCGTCCGTCGGGCCGTGGCGCCGATGTCTGGGACGAGCTGCACCCGACCGCCGACCAGCAGCGCCAGCTGTACAACTGGCTGGTCTCCCATGGTGAGCGCGTGCTGACCGGAGACTCGTTCTTCCACCTGTCGGGCCTGGGCGAGCCCGGCGCACTGGCCGGGCTGAACCTGTGCGGGGCAGGCCGCGTGGTCTGCCTGATCGATCCGGTGGGCGACGTCTACGCCTGTCCGTTCGCCATCCACGACAAGTTCCTGGCCGGAAACATCCTGGAAGATAACGGTTTCCAGAACGTCTGGCAGAACTCCACGTTGTTCCGCGAGCTGCGCGAGCCTCAGTCGGCCGGCGCCTGCAGCGGTTGTGGGCACTACGATGCCTGCCGCGGCGGGTGCATGGCGGCCAAGTTCTTCACCGGTCTGCCGATGGACGGGCCGGACCCCGAATGCGTCGAGGGCTGGGGCGAACCGGCCCTGGCGGCCGAGCGCGTCATACCCAAGCCCAGCGGTGACCACTCCCGCGGCACCAAGCAAGGGCCGGTGGCACTCAAGTTGCTGACCAAGCCTCCCGCC